The following proteins are co-located in the Massilia litorea genome:
- a CDS encoding 3-deoxy-7-phosphoheptulonate synthase has translation MITPDIENTNVTSFGRMPTPVELHAKLPLSESAFATVMNGRAALRDILDRKDERLFVVVGPCSIHDPEAGLDYARRLKALQEEVKETMLLVMRVYFEKPRTTTGWKGYINDPFMDDSFQVDVGMERARQFLIDVCELGLPTATEALDPISPQYLGDLIAWTAIGARTTESQTHREMSSGLSTPVGFKNGTDGDVSIAINAVLSSANPHAFLGINDKGAVSIVRTRGNAYGHVVLRGGGDRPNYDSVSVTIAEQALKKAGLPANLVVDCSHANSYKKPELQPLVMSDVIQQIKHGNQSLVGVMIESNIVAGNQPIPSDLTQLKYGCSVTDGCIGWDDTVTMLKNAHKELLARP, from the coding sequence CTGATCACACCAGATATCGAAAATACCAACGTTACCTCGTTCGGGCGCATGCCGACCCCGGTCGAGCTGCACGCCAAGCTGCCCCTCTCGGAAAGCGCCTTCGCCACCGTCATGAACGGCCGCGCCGCGCTGCGCGACATCCTCGACCGCAAGGACGAGCGCCTGTTCGTCGTCGTCGGCCCCTGCTCGATCCACGATCCGGAAGCGGGCCTCGACTATGCGCGCCGCCTGAAAGCGCTGCAGGAAGAAGTCAAGGAGACGATGCTGCTGGTGATGCGCGTGTACTTCGAGAAGCCGCGTACCACCACCGGCTGGAAGGGCTATATCAACGATCCGTTCATGGACGACTCTTTCCAGGTCGACGTCGGCATGGAGCGCGCGCGGCAATTCCTGATCGACGTGTGCGAACTGGGCCTGCCCACCGCCACCGAAGCGCTCGATCCGATTTCGCCGCAATACCTGGGCGACCTGATCGCCTGGACCGCCATTGGCGCGCGCACCACCGAATCGCAGACCCACCGCGAGATGTCCTCGGGCCTGTCGACGCCGGTCGGCTTTAAAAACGGCACCGACGGCGATGTGAGCATCGCGATCAATGCGGTGCTGTCCTCGGCCAATCCGCACGCCTTCCTCGGTATCAACGACAAGGGCGCGGTCTCGATCGTGCGTACCCGCGGCAACGCCTACGGCCACGTCGTGCTGCGCGGCGGCGGCGACCGTCCGAACTATGATTCGGTCTCGGTCACGATCGCCGAACAGGCCCTGAAAAAAGCGGGCCTGCCGGCCAACCTGGTGGTCGACTGCTCGCACGCGAACAGTTATAAAAAGCCGGAGCTGCAGCCCTTGGTGATGTCGGACGTGATCCAGCAGATCAAGCACGGCAACCAGTCGCTGGTGGGCGTGATGATCGAATCGAATATCGTGGCCGGCAACCAGCCGATTCCTTCGGACCTGACCCAGCTGAAATATGGCTGCTCGGTGACCGACGGCTGCATCGGTTGGGACGATACGGTGACGATGCTGAAAAATGCACACAAGGAGCTGCTGGCGCGTCCTTGA
- a CDS encoding efflux RND transporter periplasmic adaptor subunit: MKIETLPLTSAHPLSTRRLRWRKPAIALAVIALAGGGWFALQGKGTPPAAAAAAAKKADKPTVFELAQNDVVTVESRELALRLPLSGSLAPLAQATVKSKVSGVVLDTSVREGMKVAAGQVIARLDDADARARVAQQSALLKEATARLAMATKNEANSQALLKQNYISQNSFDTTRNSVELAQAAVDAARAQLDLARIALNDTTIRAPLAGVVSKRYVQAGEKLSPDSPVMAIVDLQHLTLDAQVPASDIPRVQVGQDVRFKVDGFEKRSFEGKVARINPATEPGSRSMLVYISVANDDGSLRAGMFAKGEITTEKSAPRPIVPLAALRKDGARDVVYRVDGGKVVAQPVQLGMRSEAEGMAEVTGGVEAGAVLLAVPLDGVKPGSEVKLAKAANSAAPAPVVAAKKG, from the coding sequence ATGAAAATCGAAACCCTGCCGCTCACTTCCGCCCACCCCCTATCTACCCGGCGTCTCCGCTGGCGCAAGCCGGCGATCGCGCTGGCAGTCATTGCACTCGCGGGCGGCGGCTGGTTCGCGCTGCAGGGCAAGGGCACGCCGCCCGCAGCGGCGGCCGCTGCCGCCAAAAAGGCCGACAAGCCCACCGTGTTCGAACTGGCGCAGAACGACGTCGTCACGGTCGAGTCGCGCGAACTGGCGCTGCGCTTGCCCTTGTCCGGTTCGCTCGCGCCGCTGGCCCAGGCGACCGTCAAATCGAAGGTCTCGGGCGTGGTGCTCGATACCAGCGTGCGCGAAGGGATGAAGGTCGCGGCCGGCCAGGTCATCGCGCGCCTGGACGACGCCGATGCGCGCGCCCGCGTCGCCCAGCAATCGGCGCTGCTCAAGGAAGCGACGGCGCGGCTGGCGATGGCGACCAAGAACGAAGCCAACAGCCAGGCCCTGCTCAAGCAGAACTACATCTCGCAAAACTCCTTCGACACCACCCGCAACAGCGTCGAGCTGGCGCAGGCGGCGGTCGACGCGGCGCGGGCCCAGCTGGATCTCGCGCGCATCGCCCTCAACGACACGACCATCCGCGCGCCGCTCGCGGGCGTGGTCAGCAAGCGTTATGTGCAGGCCGGCGAAAAACTCTCGCCGGACAGCCCGGTGATGGCGATCGTCGACCTGCAGCACCTGACGCTCGACGCGCAAGTGCCGGCCTCCGACATTCCGCGCGTACAGGTCGGGCAGGACGTGCGCTTCAAGGTCGACGGCTTCGAAAAGCGCAGTTTCGAAGGCAAGGTGGCGCGCATCAATCCGGCCACCGAGCCCGGATCGCGCTCGATGCTGGTGTATATCAGCGTGGCCAACGACGACGGCAGCCTGCGCGCGGGCATGTTCGCGAAGGGAGAGATCACGACCGAAAAATCCGCCCCACGCCCGATCGTGCCGCTGGCCGCCCTGCGCAAGGACGGCGCGCGCGACGTCGTCTACCGGGTCGACGGCGGCAAGGTGGTGGCGCAGCCGGTCCAGCTGGGCATGCGCAGCGAAGCCGAGGGCATGGCCGAGGTCACGGGCGGCGTCGAAGCCGGCGCCGTGCTGCTGGCCGTGCCGCTCGACGGCGTGAAGCCGGGCAGCGAGGTCAAGCTGGCGAAAGCGGCCAACAGCGCAGCGCCGGCTCCGGTCGTCGCGGCGAAGAAAGGCTGA
- a CDS encoding endonuclease/exonuclease/phosphatase family protein, translating to MRVVSWNIHWGCGKDGRIRIHAIIDVLRKLNPDIICLQEVAANHPELEGSATANQFKQLAGAFGGFHAIEHAPSEIYRNNVPRLFGNLILSKYRITQAQRHMLPWPVDPEGAPGMPRGAIEVVLDTPGARLRLVTTHLEYHSPLQRMAQIRRLRELHAEASARARIFAAHPEMDAPYQLGERPASAIYCGDFNMAPGDAAYQALLAPHAEGAPLLLDAWAARHPGHARAPTAGLHGYPWPEKPDCYDYFFVTEDLARRVASVEVQSETAASDHQPVVLELVPGA from the coding sequence ATGCGCGTTGTAAGTTGGAACATTCACTGGGGTTGTGGGAAAGACGGGCGCATCCGTATCCACGCGATCATCGATGTGCTGCGCAAGCTCAATCCGGACATCATCTGCCTCCAGGAAGTCGCCGCCAACCACCCTGAACTCGAGGGCAGCGCCACCGCCAACCAGTTCAAGCAGCTGGCGGGCGCCTTCGGTGGCTTCCACGCGATCGAGCACGCTCCCAGTGAAATCTACCGCAACAACGTCCCCCGCCTGTTCGGCAACCTGATCCTCTCGAAATACCGCATCACCCAGGCCCAGCGCCACATGCTGCCCTGGCCGGTCGACCCGGAAGGCGCACCCGGCATGCCGCGCGGCGCGATCGAGGTCGTGCTCGATACGCCCGGCGCCAGGCTGCGCCTGGTGACTACCCACCTCGAATACCATTCGCCGCTCCAAAGGATGGCGCAGATACGGCGCCTGCGCGAACTGCATGCGGAAGCGAGCGCACGCGCCCGCATCTTCGCCGCGCATCCGGAGATGGACGCGCCGTACCAGCTGGGCGAGCGCCCGGCCTCGGCCATCTACTGCGGCGACTTCAACATGGCGCCGGGCGACGCCGCCTACCAGGCCCTGCTCGCGCCGCATGCGGAGGGCGCGCCGCTGCTGCTCGACGCCTGGGCCGCCCGCCATCCCGGCCATGCGCGCGCGCCGACCGCCGGCCTGCACGGTTATCCGTGGCCGGAGAAGCCGGATTGCTACGATTATTTTTTTGTCACCGAAGATCTCGCGCGGCGCGTGGCCAGCGTGGAGGTGCAGTCGGAGACGGCGGCGTCGGATCATCAGCCAGTGGTGCTGGAGCTGGTTCCGGGGGCCTGA
- a CDS encoding DUF4402 domain-containing protein → MNKTFRSTSNVFSCAVLALAIAGAGSAIAAEDTAVATGTVIAPIQITKVADLVFGSFAAGAAGGTVTISTAGARGQSGDVFLAGAAGSAAQFNVTGEGGLTYSIALAPTPLTRSGGTETMTFTAQSDIASGTLSGTGGAGAQSFFVGGVLTVGAGQVPGNYVGSVKATVAYN, encoded by the coding sequence ATGAACAAGACCTTCCGCTCTACTTCGAACGTTTTCAGCTGCGCAGTGCTGGCCCTGGCCATCGCCGGCGCCGGCAGCGCCATCGCGGCAGAGGACACTGCCGTGGCAACCGGTACCGTCATCGCGCCGATCCAGATCACCAAAGTTGCCGACCTGGTCTTCGGCAGTTTCGCTGCCGGCGCAGCGGGCGGTACGGTCACCATTTCCACCGCCGGCGCGCGTGGCCAGAGCGGTGACGTGTTCCTGGCCGGTGCCGCGGGTAGTGCGGCGCAGTTCAACGTGACCGGCGAGGGCGGCCTGACGTATTCGATCGCCCTCGCGCCGACTCCCCTGACCAGGAGCGGCGGCACGGAAACGATGACCTTCACCGCACAAAGCGACATCGCCAGCGGCACCCTGTCCGGCACCGGTGGCGCCGGGGCCCAGAGCTTCTTCGTTGGCGGCGTGCTGACCGTTGGCGCCGGGCAGGTGCCCGGCAACTACGTGGGTTCGGTAAAAGCAACGGTCGCGTACAACTAA
- a CDS encoding DsbA family oxidoreductase yields the protein MSKQLRIDFVSDVSCPWCAIGLKSLEQALERVAPEVTAELHFQPFELNPDMGPEGQDIVEHISEKYGAPLEQQIQSREQIRQRGEAVGFTFDMARRGRIYNTFDAHRLLHWAESQGRQHALKLALFEAYFTHCEDPSSRELLVRVAGQVGLDTTEAQRILETGEYADEVRETELFFQRAGIRSVPAIVINQRHLISGGQPPEVFERALREIAAQADAPLI from the coding sequence GTGAGCAAGCAATTGAGGATTGATTTCGTGTCGGACGTGTCGTGCCCCTGGTGCGCGATCGGCCTCAAGTCCCTGGAACAGGCCCTGGAGCGCGTTGCGCCCGAGGTCACGGCCGAGCTGCATTTCCAGCCCTTCGAACTCAATCCCGACATGGGTCCCGAAGGCCAGGACATCGTTGAACACATCAGCGAAAAATACGGCGCCCCGCTCGAGCAGCAGATCCAGTCGCGCGAACAGATCCGCCAGCGCGGCGAAGCGGTCGGTTTTACCTTCGACATGGCGCGCCGCGGCCGTATCTACAACACCTTCGATGCCCACCGCCTGCTGCACTGGGCCGAGTCGCAGGGCCGCCAGCACGCACTCAAGCTCGCCCTGTTCGAAGCCTATTTCACCCATTGCGAAGACCCGAGCTCGCGCGAGCTGCTGGTGCGCGTGGCCGGCCAGGTCGGTCTCGACACGACCGAAGCGCAGCGCATCCTGGAAACGGGCGAGTATGCCGACGAAGTGCGCGAGACCGAACTGTTCTTCCAGCGCGCCGGCATCCGCTCGGTACCTGCGATCGTCATCAACCAGCGCCACCTGATCTCGGGCGGGCAGCCGCCGGAAGTGTTCGAGCGCGCGCTGCGCGAGATTGCGGCGCAAGCGGACGCGCCGTTGATTTGA
- the tsaD gene encoding tRNA (adenosine(37)-N6)-threonylcarbamoyltransferase complex transferase subunit TsaD, with amino-acid sequence MIVLGVESSCDETGLALYDTERGLLSHALHSQVAMHEEYGGVVPELASRDHIRRALPLLEQTLKGAGIAKGDIDAIAYTQGPGLAGALLVGSSVACSLALALDKPVLGVHHLEGHLLSPLLATERPDFPFIALLVSGGHTQLMRVDGVGRYTLLGETLDDAAGEAFDKSAKLLGLGYPGGPAISRLAEFGDPAAYTLPRPMLHSKDFNFSFSGLKTAVLTVVKNHDEKVIANICEQDKANIARGFVDAIVDVLTAKCVNALRHTGLKRLVIAGGVGANAQLRASLNAAADKRKFRVFYPELEFCTDNGAMIAFAGALRLERNPALATRDYAFNVRPRWPLDELEAA; translated from the coding sequence ATGATTGTTCTCGGCGTCGAATCCTCCTGCGATGAAACCGGCCTGGCTCTGTACGATACCGAGCGCGGGCTGCTGTCCCATGCCCTGCATTCGCAGGTCGCCATGCACGAGGAGTACGGCGGCGTGGTGCCGGAACTGGCCTCGCGCGACCACATCCGGCGCGCCCTGCCCCTGCTCGAACAGACCTTGAAAGGCGCCGGCATCGCGAAAGGCGACATCGACGCCATCGCCTACACCCAGGGCCCAGGCCTGGCCGGCGCGCTGCTGGTGGGTTCCTCGGTCGCCTGCAGCCTGGCGCTGGCGCTGGACAAGCCGGTGCTCGGCGTGCACCACCTCGAGGGCCACCTGCTCTCGCCGCTGCTGGCCACCGAGCGCCCCGACTTCCCCTTCATCGCTTTGCTGGTCTCGGGCGGCCACACGCAGCTGATGCGGGTCGACGGCGTGGGCCGCTACACCCTGCTCGGCGAAACCCTGGACGACGCCGCCGGCGAAGCCTTCGACAAATCGGCCAAGCTGCTCGGCCTCGGCTATCCGGGCGGCCCCGCGATTTCGCGCCTGGCCGAATTCGGCGATCCGGCTGCCTACACGCTGCCGCGCCCGATGCTGCATTCGAAGGATTTCAATTTCAGCTTCTCGGGCCTCAAAACGGCCGTGCTGACCGTGGTGAAGAACCACGACGAGAAGGTGATCGCGAATATCTGCGAGCAGGACAAGGCGAACATCGCGCGCGGTTTTGTCGATGCGATCGTCGACGTGCTCACCGCAAAATGCGTGAACGCGCTGCGCCACACGGGTTTGAAGCGCCTCGTGATCGCCGGCGGCGTCGGCGCCAATGCCCAGCTGCGCGCTTCGTTGAACGCCGCGGCCGACAAACGCAAGTTCCGCGTGTTCTATCCGGAGCTCGAGTTCTGCACCGATAACGGCGCGATGATCGCCTTTGCCGGGGCCCTGCGCCTGGAGAGAAATCCCGCGCTGGCGACCCGCGATTACGCCTTCAATGTGCGTCCGCGCTGGCCTTTGGACGAGCTGGAAGCCGCTTAG
- the plsY gene encoding glycerol-3-phosphate 1-O-acyltransferase PlsY, with product MNTLIATIAAYLLGSISFAVVMSRVFGLSDPRTYGSKNPGATNVLRSGSKKAAIATLVGDGAKGWLAVWLAVQFGPDHGIDDTGIALVAIAVFLGHLWPVFFRFVGGKGVATALGVLLGLNPWLGLATLVTWLVVAYAFRYSSLAALIAAVFAPFYYGLLFGVNEILFAVIAMSALLLWRHSTNIGNLIAGKESRIGSKAVGAKKK from the coding sequence ATGAACACCCTGATTGCCACCATCGCCGCCTATTTGCTCGGCTCGATTTCGTTTGCCGTCGTGATGAGCCGCGTGTTCGGCCTGTCCGACCCGCGCACCTATGGCTCGAAGAACCCGGGCGCGACCAATGTGCTGCGCAGCGGCAGCAAGAAAGCGGCGATCGCGACCCTGGTCGGCGACGGCGCCAAAGGCTGGCTGGCCGTCTGGCTGGCGGTCCAGTTCGGGCCCGACCATGGCATCGACGACACCGGCATCGCGCTGGTGGCGATCGCCGTCTTCCTGGGCCACCTGTGGCCGGTCTTCTTCCGTTTTGTCGGCGGCAAGGGCGTCGCCACGGCGCTGGGCGTGCTGCTCGGCCTGAACCCCTGGCTCGGCCTGGCCACCCTCGTGACCTGGCTGGTCGTGGCCTACGCCTTCCGCTACTCGTCGCTGGCCGCCCTGATCGCCGCCGTGTTCGCCCCGTTTTATTATGGCCTGCTGTTCGGCGTGAACGAGATCCTGTTCGCCGTGATCGCCATGAGCGCGCTGCTGCTGTGGCGCCACAGCACCAACATCGGCAACCTCATCGCAGGCAAGGAATCGCGCATCGGCAGCAAGGCTGTCGGCGCAAAAAAGAAGTAA
- a CDS encoding putative bifunctional diguanylate cyclase/phosphodiesterase, which produces MSSDLPEPPLSAFPGGPAREVLDWLYRFVAAIELSPSVAVHSQDRKGVVRFWNHACAELTGIPAAEALGQPFVKLVKHLGAQEEFDDTIAAVWRTGEAVKSREWHVELRDGRRLWLHSSHFPVPGDGKGEDAVRQVFCMEVDVTARKALEESLRQAGQVFDHARDAILVVDREHRVLAANRAYTELTGYTSGEAVGVELPSLRLGVQERAFYDRLRDHLDGHQHWEGELWGMRRDGTTIPIRAALSPITDKNGAVTSYMVMLTDISERRRAVEQARHQAEHDPLTGLPNRILFMDRLEQALATVARKQRQFALMFIDLDHFKAINDTHGHEVGDAVLLEVAHRLRRCVRRVDTVSRLGGDEFVVLLADIGGVDQAAHVADTIMQSVARPVQATVGSLTLSVSIGIAICPSDGDDPKTLLRHADVAMYHAKEAGRSAFQFFSQEMNSRVLERVQVEQRLRRALDKGEFELEYQPEIDIGSGRTVGFEALIRWRDPERGLLMPSAFISAAEESGLIVPIGKWVLFEACQQARRWRDAGFTVAVAVNLSHVQFIHDDLLGDVDEALAASGLAPEFLDLEITEKTIMGGDAATLALVSTLRARGVQLTIDNFGTGFSSLSSLRRFPLSKLKIDRSFIDDIVSEPDGAAMIPAIIALARSLKLKVIAEGVETAEQLQYLRQHGCDEYQGFYAGTGRGAVPTPPPP; this is translated from the coding sequence GTGAGCAGCGATTTGCCCGAGCCGCCCCTGTCCGCCTTCCCCGGCGGGCCGGCGCGGGAAGTGCTGGACTGGCTGTACCGTTTCGTCGCCGCGATCGAACTGAGCCCGTCGGTGGCGGTGCACAGCCAGGACCGCAAGGGCGTCGTGCGCTTCTGGAACCACGCCTGCGCCGAGCTCACCGGCATCCCGGCCGCCGAGGCGCTCGGCCAGCCCTTCGTCAAGCTGGTCAAGCACCTCGGCGCGCAGGAGGAGTTCGACGACACCATCGCCGCGGTCTGGCGTACCGGCGAGGCGGTCAAGTCGCGCGAGTGGCATGTCGAGCTGCGCGACGGGCGCCGCCTGTGGCTGCACTCGAGCCATTTCCCGGTGCCGGGCGATGGCAAGGGCGAGGACGCGGTGCGCCAGGTCTTCTGCATGGAAGTCGACGTCACCGCGCGCAAGGCGCTCGAGGAATCCTTGCGCCAGGCCGGCCAGGTGTTCGACCACGCGCGCGACGCCATCCTGGTGGTCGACCGCGAGCACCGGGTGCTGGCCGCCAACCGCGCCTATACCGAGCTGACCGGCTATACGTCCGGCGAGGCCGTCGGCGTCGAACTGCCGAGCCTGCGGCTGGGGGTGCAGGAGCGCGCCTTCTACGACCGCCTGCGCGACCACCTCGACGGCCACCAGCACTGGGAGGGTGAACTGTGGGGCATGCGCCGCGACGGCACCACGATCCCGATCCGCGCGGCCCTGTCGCCGATCACCGACAAGAACGGCGCCGTCACCAGTTATATGGTGATGCTGACCGACATCAGCGAGCGCCGGCGCGCGGTCGAGCAGGCGCGCCACCAGGCCGAGCACGACCCGCTGACCGGCTTGCCGAACCGCATCCTGTTCATGGACCGGCTCGAGCAGGCGCTGGCGACGGTGGCGCGCAAGCAGCGCCAGTTCGCGCTGATGTTCATCGACCTCGACCATTTCAAGGCGATCAACGATACCCATGGCCATGAGGTCGGCGACGCCGTGCTGCTGGAAGTGGCGCACCGGCTGCGGCGCTGCGTGCGCCGGGTCGACACGGTCAGCCGGCTCGGCGGCGACGAATTCGTCGTGCTGCTGGCCGACATCGGCGGCGTCGACCAGGCGGCCCACGTCGCGGACACCATCATGCAGTCGGTGGCGCGTCCGGTGCAGGCGACGGTCGGCTCACTGACCCTGTCGGTGTCGATCGGCATCGCCATTTGCCCGAGCGACGGCGACGACCCGAAAACCCTGCTGCGCCACGCCGACGTGGCCATGTACCACGCCAAGGAAGCGGGGCGCAGCGCCTTCCAGTTCTTCAGCCAGGAAATGAATTCGCGCGTGCTCGAGCGCGTGCAGGTGGAGCAGCGGCTGCGCCGGGCGCTGGACAAGGGCGAGTTCGAGCTCGAATACCAGCCCGAAATCGACATCGGCAGCGGGCGCACGGTCGGCTTCGAAGCCCTGATCCGCTGGCGCGACCCCGAACGCGGCCTCCTGATGCCCAGCGCCTTCATCAGCGCCGCCGAAGAATCCGGACTGATCGTGCCGATCGGCAAGTGGGTGCTGTTCGAGGCCTGCCAGCAGGCACGCCGCTGGCGCGACGCCGGCTTTACGGTGGCGGTGGCGGTCAACCTGTCGCATGTCCAGTTCATCCACGACGACCTGCTCGGGGATGTCGACGAGGCATTGGCGGCGTCCGGCCTGGCGCCCGAATTCCTCGACCTGGAGATCACCGAAAAAACCATCATGGGCGGCGACGCCGCGACGCTTGCCCTCGTCAGCACCCTGCGCGCGCGCGGCGTGCAGCTGACCATCGACAACTTCGGCACGGGCTTTTCCAGCCTGTCGAGCCTGCGCCGCTTCCCGCTGTCGAAACTCAAGATCGACCGCAGCTTCATCGACGACATCGTCAGCGAGCCGGACGGGGCGGCCATGATCCCGGCCATCATCGCGCTGGCGCGCAGCCTGAAATTGAAGGTGATCGCCGAAGGGGTGGAGACGGCCGAGCAGCTGCAGTACCTGCGGCAGCATGGCTGCGACGAATACCAGGGGTTTTATGCGGGGACGGGGCGCGGGGCGGTACCTACACCCCCGCCTCCATGA
- the ybaK gene encoding Cys-tRNA(Pro) deacylase codes for MAKKEHVSETPATSFLRKHAVAFSEHPYAYEEHGGTAVSARALGVPEHDVVKTLVMQDEAARPLIVLMHGDCKVSTKNLARAIGCKSVEPCKPEVAQRHSGYLVGGTSPFGIRKAMPVYVEESILALEKIYINGGRRGYLVGIAPRVLVEVLGAKPVQCALAD; via the coding sequence ATGGCCAAGAAAGAGCACGTGTCCGAGACACCCGCCACAAGCTTCCTGCGCAAGCATGCGGTCGCATTTTCCGAACATCCCTATGCCTACGAGGAGCACGGCGGCACCGCGGTGTCCGCGCGCGCGCTCGGCGTACCGGAGCACGACGTGGTGAAAACCCTCGTGATGCAGGACGAGGCGGCCCGCCCGCTCATCGTGCTGATGCACGGCGACTGCAAGGTGTCGACCAAAAACCTGGCGCGTGCCATCGGCTGCAAGTCGGTCGAACCCTGCAAGCCCGAGGTGGCCCAGCGCCACTCCGGCTACCTGGTCGGCGGCACTTCTCCCTTCGGCATCCGCAAGGCGATGCCGGTGTATGTCGAGGAAAGCATCCTCGCCCTGGAGAAGATCTACATCAACGGCGGCCGCCGCGGCTACCTGGTCGGCATCGCGCCGCGCGTGCTGGTCGAGGTGCTGGGCGCCAAACCGGTGCAGTGCGCGCTGGCCGACTGA
- the ybiB gene encoding DNA-binding protein YbiB, translating to MDNNTTRPTESFPAARFIKEIGRGVKGARSMTREDAAALYGAMLEGRVSDLELGAILMAMRIKGESVEELAGFMDAAEAAFAPLPSPPGEFAPVLIPSYNGARKLANLTPLLALLLAREGVPTLVHGVRNDPGRVTTAEILAELGLAEAATSAAVHDAFAARRPAFMPIETLAPSLAHMLSLRRILGVRSSTHTIVKILQPFEGAALRLVSYTHPEYLQALGEYFTSAAPHARGDAFLMRGTEGETVANPHRAQQIDWFHGGQRTLLVERDMPADTLAEVPEARDAAATAAWIARALRGEVPVPPSISAQVAACARTARALRT from the coding sequence ATGGACAACAATACTACCCGCCCCACCGAATCCTTTCCGGCCGCCCGCTTCATCAAGGAGATCGGCCGCGGCGTGAAAGGCGCGCGCAGCATGACGCGCGAAGACGCCGCCGCCCTGTACGGCGCCATGCTCGAAGGCCGTGTCTCCGACCTCGAACTCGGTGCGATCCTGATGGCGATGCGCATCAAGGGCGAGTCGGTCGAGGAACTGGCCGGCTTCATGGACGCCGCCGAAGCCGCGTTCGCGCCGTTACCAAGCCCGCCCGGCGAGTTCGCGCCGGTGCTCATCCCGAGCTATAACGGCGCGCGCAAGCTGGCCAACCTGACACCGCTGCTGGCGCTGCTGCTCGCGCGCGAAGGCGTGCCGACGCTGGTGCATGGGGTGCGCAACGATCCGGGCCGCGTGACGACGGCCGAGATCCTGGCTGAACTCGGGCTGGCCGAAGCGGCCACCAGCGCCGCCGTGCACGACGCCTTTGCCGCGCGCCGCCCGGCCTTCATGCCGATCGAAACGCTGGCGCCCAGCCTTGCGCACATGCTCTCGCTGCGCCGCATCCTCGGTGTGCGCAGCTCCACCCACACGATCGTCAAGATCCTGCAACCTTTCGAGGGCGCCGCGCTGCGCCTGGTGTCGTACACCCATCCGGAGTATCTGCAGGCCCTGGGCGAGTACTTCACGAGCGCTGCACCGCACGCGCGTGGCGACGCCTTCCTGATGCGCGGCACCGAGGGCGAAACCGTGGCGAACCCGCACCGCGCCCAGCAGATCGACTGGTTCCATGGCGGGCAACGCACGCTGCTGGTCGAGCGCGACATGCCTGCCGACACCCTCGCCGAGGTGCCCGAGGCGCGCGATGCCGCCGCCACCGCCGCCTGGATCGCGCGGGCGCTGCGCGGCGAAGTCCCCGTGCCGCCTTCGATCAGCGCACAGGTGGCCGCCTGCGCGCGGACTGCGCGGGCACTGCGCACCTGA
- a CDS encoding endonuclease/exonuclease/phosphatase family protein produces the protein MQQEIRFATFNVCNLAPPGVKLYDNLLPTTLAEYEAKLNWTAHQLDLLDADVIGFQEIFSQATLKEVLARTTRYREAFHLGFDPDPAAMRLTPSVALVSRLPLAAPARQMIEFPRGIELPAGSRDAARFTRAPLHAVITVSPDVLVDVVVVHLKSRRPDYRTGDTGEDPALYALACLRSLIRRGTEAAALRVLMTEMGRANRRPRVLLGDFNDVADSVTTSIVLGAGTPLGDRLYDASQVQRRADHARHLGFSSVHEGHYSTIDHILVSEEFNGALPSAVGEVVDVIYLNDHLDLALPAASDHGQVLARIRLYDEGHGLMEAGV, from the coding sequence ATGCAGCAAGAAATACGCTTTGCCACCTTCAACGTATGCAACCTGGCGCCACCGGGCGTAAAGCTGTACGACAACTTGCTGCCGACCACGCTAGCGGAATACGAGGCCAAGCTGAACTGGACGGCGCACCAGCTCGACCTGCTGGACGCCGACGTGATCGGCTTCCAGGAAATCTTCTCGCAGGCAACGCTGAAGGAAGTGCTGGCGCGCACCACCCGTTACCGCGAAGCCTTCCACCTCGGTTTCGACCCGGACCCGGCAGCGATGCGCCTGACGCCGAGCGTGGCCCTGGTGTCGCGCCTGCCGCTGGCCGCGCCCGCCCGGCAAATGATTGAGTTTCCACGCGGCATAGAGCTGCCGGCAGGCAGCCGCGACGCCGCCCGCTTCACCCGCGCGCCGCTGCATGCGGTGATCACCGTCTCGCCCGACGTGCTGGTCGACGTGGTGGTCGTGCATCTGAAATCGCGCCGCCCCGACTACCGCACCGGCGACACAGGCGAAGACCCCGCCCTGTATGCGCTGGCCTGCCTGCGTTCGCTGATCCGGCGCGGCACCGAGGCGGCGGCCTTGCGCGTCCTGATGACGGAAATGGGCCGCGCCAACCGCCGTCCACGCGTGCTGCTGGGCGACTTCAACGACGTCGCCGATTCCGTCACCACCAGCATCGTGCTCGGCGCCGGCACGCCGCTGGGCGACCGCCTGTACGACGCCAGCCAGGTGCAGCGCCGCGCCGACCATGCGCGCCACCTCGGCTTCTCGAGCGTGCACGAGGGCCATTACTCGACCATCGACCACATCCTGGTGTCGGAAGAGTTCAACGGCGCGCTGCCGAGCGCGGTCGGCGAAGTGGTCGACGTGATCTACCTGAACGACCACCTCGACCTCGCGCTGCCGGCGGCGTCCGACCACGGCCAGGTGCTGGCGCGCATCCGCCTCTACGACGAAGGCCACGGCCTCATGGAGGCGGGGGTGTAG